From Calliphora vicina chromosome 3, idCalVici1.1, whole genome shotgun sequence:
tattttgacgtataatttggtgaagggtatatacgattcggcacagccgaatacagctctcttacttgtttctcttattttattttgattatttcttgTTTATAATTCCTTTCACACAACACGATTATGTTGGTCAAACCTTATTGTGTCACAAATGAAACAATATTATGACAGTTACAGATTATACAGCTGAACTCTGTAAGTTCTCcaaataaatgtcagtgaagtGATATAATTTCCAAGGGAACAACATTACAAATCCCCCAGATaacaagaaaaatatgaaacaaaagtCCATGatagtaataaattttaacaagaaCAACATGTTTTGATTACTGAAAAATATGACaggtaaataaataattgagttaataaattttataaagaaaagaaTTACAGAGGTAGGAGGTTTATGTTTTAATGGTCAGTAGTTTCATATTAATTTGATGATAAGAAATAACTTTTTGGTTTGCTgttaaaaatagtaattttttttttgaatttctaaaaatagCATTCAACTTTAAACATAATGTGTAAGTAGTAAGTGAAGGAAACAgagaaaaaataactaaaaattggagggtttatacaaaaaaaatctcatCTGTAACCATTTTTCTCTCACTGTATGCGTATGAATTGTTAtcattcaaacaaatttgtggaCTTTATTGAATCACAATACTACGATATGATGCGGTTAAATGTAAAGTAGTAGCAATTCAATATACAACTTGAATAAATCCAACtcagacatacatacatgagTAAATGTTAATATAGgctttattttgtataatattatgtataaataaattttatctacaCTTTGTTTCCGctttgaaaaagaattttttttatttacttaattttactattgttattaaatttgtttaaaagagaaattattatttaaacaaatatgaatgaaaagttattaagctttaaatagaattttaataTAGAAACTAAAAGAACTATGAACAGAACTAGAAcgagaacagaactagaacagaactagaacagaactagaacagaactagaacagaactagaacagaactagaacagaactagaacagaactagaacagaactagaacagaactagaacagaactagaacagaactagaacagaactagaacagaactagaacagaactagaacagaactagaacagaactagaacagaactagaacagaactagaacagaactagaacagaactagaacagaactagaacagaactagaacagaactagaacagaactagaacagaactagaacagaactagaacagaactagaacagaactagaacagaactagaacagaactagaacagaactagaacagaactagaacagaactagaacagaactagaacagaactagaacagaactagaacagaactagaacagaactagaacagaactagaacagaactagaacagaactagaacagaactagaacagaactagaacagaactagaacagaactagaacagaactagaacagaactagaacagaactagaacagaactagaacagaactagaacagaactagaacagaactagaacagaactagaacagaactagaacagaactagaacagaactagaacagaactagaacagaactagaacagaactagaacagaactagaacagaactagaacagaactagaacagaactagaacagaactagaacctgaactacaacctaaattagatcctgaactagatcctgaactacaacctgaactagatcctgaactagatcctgaacaagatcctgaactagatcctgaattagaacctgaactagaactagaacctgaactagaacatcaactagaacctgaactagaacctgaactagatcctgaactagatcctgagctagaacctgaaccagaacctaaactagaacctgaactagaacctcaactaCAACCTAAattagatcctgaactagatcctgaactacaacctgaactagatcctgaactagatcctgaattagaacctgaactagaactagaacctgaactagaacatcaactagaacctgaactagaacctgaactagatcctgaactagatcctgagctagaacctgaaccagaacctaaactagaacctgaactagaacctgaactagaacctcaactagaacctggactagatcctgaactagatcctgaactagatcctgagctagaacctgaaccagaacctaaactagaacctgaactagaacttaactAGATCCTaaactagaagctgaactagaactgttaaagaaattcttttctttttcatttgaatttttctcttagtgtattttcaacaataatttatttgtatgttatatttaaatgttttgtggtttcaacaacaaaaaaatcctAATTTCTTTAGAACAATAAAATTTGATTGTGATCAACACTAACAGCCAGCCCTCCACACATGGCTTCAGACATTCAAACACATTTAGCTAATGAAGTTTAagatttaaaattcattttaatgaaattgtaaATCTACatttaataatcaaaaaaaaaaaaaacaagaaaagaaaagaaaaaaaaactgtcgtTCAAAACTAATTAGTCTTGAATTTATCACAACAACTCATATATAAGTACAGAAATACAAACACTTCATTTGATTTCAGTTCCCCTATAAAGTCCAGatgttttttcttgtttttgataaataaaaaaaactaagaaaaaaagggaaaaagtCCTCTTGTCTCATTGTCATTTCTGTCGTCTAAAGAGTGTGGTGACACCCTTTTATACCCTTTCAATTTATGTACAATATTGTATTGACTttgttttaggtttttttttttactcgtACAAGatattcaaatgaatttatgtatttctttTCAAAACAACATATGGTTTTTATTAAgtcaatttcttttgttttatggGCTGATAATATACTGCTGGCGTTTGAAAAAGCAGTGGTCGGCACAAGCAAAACATGCCACATTAGTAAATGTATTGTAATTTTgcataaaactaaatttctgtTTCTATTTATGAAGCACAATTCTTAATTTGTTACTCTTTTGGTGATTTTGATGACATTCACTCATATTCGTGTTGTGTACATCGGCCATTGGTGAAAATTAGAGCCGACCACTGATAAATTTAAGTCCATATTAGCAAATTAGTtcttttaaagataatttcatgTTCATGGGAAATtgctcagttctagttcaggttccagttcaggtttcagttcaggttccagttcaggttctagttcaggttctagttcagtttcgaTTTCAGATTCTAggtcaggttctagttcaggttcagttctatttctgttctagttctgttctagttctgttctagttctgttctagttctgttctagttctgttctagttctgttctagttctgttctagttctgttctagttctgttctagttctgttctagttctgttctagttctgttctagttctgttctagttctgttctagttctgttctagttctgttctagttctgttctagttctgttctagttctgttctagttcagttctagttctgttctagttctagttctgttctagttctgttctagttctgttctagttctgttctagttctgttctagttctgttctagttctgttctagttctgttctagttctgttctagttctgttctagttctgttctagttctgttctagttctgttctagttctgttctagttctgttctagttctgttctagttctgttctagttctgttctagttctgttctagttctgttctagttctgttctagttctgttctagttctgttctagttctgttctagttctgttctagttctgttctagttctgttctatttctgttctagttctgttctagttctgttctagttctgttctagttctgttctagttctgttctagttctgttctagttctgttctagttctgttctagttctgttctagttctgttctagttctgttctagttctgttctagttctgttctagttctgttctagttctgttctagttctgttctagttctgttctagttctgttctagttctgttctagttctgttctagttctgttctagttctgttctagttctgttctagttctgttctagttctgttctagttctgttctagttctgttctagttctgttctagttctgttctagttctgttctagttctagttcagttctagttctgttctagttctagttctgttctagttctgttctagttctgttctagttctgttctagttctgttctagttctgttctagttctgttctagttctgttctagttctgttctagttctgttctagttctgttctagttctgttctagttctagttctgttctagttctgttctagttctgttctagttctgttctagttctgttctagttctgttctagttctgttctagttctgttctagttctgttctagttctgttctagttctgttctagttctgttctagttctgttctagttctgttctagttctgttctagttctgttctagttctgttctagttctgttctagttctgttctagttctgttctagttctgttctagttctgttctagttctgttctagttctgttctagttctgttctagttctgttctagttctgttctagttctgttctagttctgttctagttctgttctagttctgttctagttctgttctagttctgttctagttctgttctagttctgttctagttctagttctgttctagttcagttctagttctgttctagttctagttctgttctagttctgttctagttctgttctagttctgttctagttctgttctagttctgttctagttctgttctagttctagttctagttctgttctagttctagttctgttctagttctagttctgttctagttctgttctagttctgttctagttctgttctagttctgttctagttctgttctagttctgttctagttctgttctagttctgttctagttctgttctagttctgttctagttctgttctagttctagttctgttctagttctgttctagttctgttctgttctagttctgttctagttctgttctagttctgttctagttctgttctagttctgttctagttctgttctagttctgttctagttctgttctagttctgttctagttctgttctagttctgttctagttctgttctagttctgttctagttctgttctagttctgttctagttctgttctagttctgttctagttctgttctagttctgttctagttctgttctagttctgttctagttctgttctagttctgttctagttctgttctagttctgttctagttctgttctagttctgttctagttctgttctagttttgttctagttctgttctagttcagttctagttctgttctagttctagttctgttctagttctgttctagttctgttctagttctgttctagttctgttctagttctgttctagttctgttctagttctgttctagttctgttctagttctgttctagttctgttctagttctgttctagttctgttctagttctgttctagttctgttctagttctgttctacttCTGTTCTACTTCTGTTCtacttctgttctagttctgttctagttctgttctagttctgttctagttctgttctagttctgttctagttctgttctagttctgttctagttctgttctagttctgttctagttctgttctagttctgttctagttctgttctagttctgttctagttctgttctagttctgttctagttctgttctagttctgttctagttctagttctagttctgttctagttctgttctagttctgttctagttctgttctagttctgttctagttctgttctagttctgttctagttctagttcagttctagttctgttctagttctgttctagttctgttctagttctgttctagttctgttctagttctgttctagttctgttctagttctgttctagttctgttctagttctgttctagttcagttctagttctgttctagttctgttctagttctgttctagttctgttctagttctgttctagttctgttctagttctgttctagttctgttctagttctgttctagttctgttctagttctgttctagttctgttctagttctgttctagttctgttctagttctgttctagttctgttctagttcagtctTCAGATCCAAATCCTTGGATCTCCCATAATAACGCCACCCAAAATTCTTCATCTCCCTCCCAGTATTTTGTTTAACCCCTTATTTATTACACAATTTCATTACCATCCACTATTCTCAAATACATTTCAAACAAGTACAGTACACTTTCGCTTTTTAATATCGCAAAATATTCCATATTTTTTCCACCCATTTCTTTCCATTCAATATTTATTCATGGTCCAGTGATATAGACGACAATACCCTCACAAccattatttaaattgttctcCCTGAAACAAAAGGGTTCCAAAATACACTGACTAACTCATGAGTCATGACTCGTTCAAATCTGTGTTGTGTTTATTTTGCCTTTCATTCTTTTGTACTACAACTGATGGTCTGCAGCTTGAATAGTGGGGATTTTACAGCCCAGTGCATGCGTTTCAAAGTACTGatgagatttttgtttttttgtggaatttttagGTAAGagttttaaaagtacttttagaaaaactgtgaaaaaatgcttttttatgtggccaaaaaaaacaaaatatgttagagacatttttttgtttgtaaaacaaTAGAAAGAACAATAGAGATTAGGGGACAAGCTATTAAGCAGGAGTGCCAGAAGAAAAAAACATCAAAGTGTAtggaaatatagaaaataaaagtgagAGTGTTCAATTTGAATAGCAGACTTTAAAAGGGATTTATAGCAAAGTCGTATTAAGAAGGAGGTAAAAGACCAACACTCCACGATCTCAGTCAATTCAATAATCTCTacagtttcatttgaatacaaTCCCTAACAAACAGTTTCGTTCaatatttcattcaattctTTTAATAGAAATTAGTTCATAAATTTCCTTAACATCAAACCATCATTGATACGTCATCAAACCATCATTGATACGTCAACTAATTAGTCCTGAGAGAAAGCTACAGTGATATTTGCAATGGTTTAGAGATTCAGTGGAACCCTTAAGATAGTTCCAAGTTCTAGACCTTATCTCTTACAAGAATAATACACTGAGTTTCAGGGAGTTTCAGAATTTCagttgttggttgttttaaCGAAGTAGATCATTGTTGGCCTTTACATTCTTCTATCCTCTACTAATTCGTAGTTTCTTTAATGGTCGTTGGTGAGTAGACCTGATTAATTTCATTGCTCAACCAATTAAATATCCATGAAATAGAACCATagtgctaaatttgtttatacttaAACGTTTTACACAGgaatttggaaaatttgaaatttaattccAACTATTGCATCCATTCAGTTCAATCTCAAAAATTACCTATAGCTTAAACACTGAAGGTACTTCCATCTACTCTGTGACGATCTCATAGATTATGTAAATATAGAAATACATTGTTTGTGTCACCAGATTCCATAGAAATATCCTTGTGACACATAATATATCGAAACCCTTTAATAGAGTTAATCTCTACTCTCTTCCATGAGATTATTTAGTTCTTCTTTCCCAACATTGCTGGCTGGCTTTGTTTCCTTGTGTTTGGATCGATCCATTTGTTTCCGAACTTGAGGAAATTTCTGAACGAAAAGATCTTATTATGAGGAAGGCATACAAAAATTGCTGGTCAATCTGTTTAAATGTATTGCCATAATAGGAAATTATGTtaagaatttatgaaattttatttgatggATTCTGGCATGATAGACTTTCGACGATTCTTACTATTCCTTCCTTCCTTCCTTCCTTCCTTCCTTCCTTCCTTCCCTCCTCCTTCCTCCTTCCTCCTTCCTTCTTTCCTTCTTTCCTTCTTTCTTTCTTCCTTTCTTCCTTCCTTTCTTCCTTTCTTTCttactttctttctttctttctttctttctttctttctttctttctttcttcttCTTGTAAATGATCTTCTATGTCGAACTGCCAATCTATTACTTTCCAGATCCCTGCAACATTTTCGATTTAAATCACTCTTTCTTAGATTGTTGTAGATTAGATTTCTTCGGAATTTAATACGGAGAACCTTGATTGGATTCTTCCTTCCTTCCTTCCTTCCTTCCTTCCTTCCttcctttctttctttctttctttctttctttctttctttctttctttctttctttctttctttctttcttcctTCCTTCCATCCTTCTTTCTTCTTCTTGTAAATGATCTTTTATGTCGaatagggatgccaaacgggactgggttttacaaatcccgggattcgggaNNNNNNNNNNNNNNNNNNNNNNNNNNNNNNNNNNNNNNNNNNNNNNNNNNNNNNNNNNNNNNNNNNNNNNNNNNNNNNNNNNNNNNNNNNNNNNNNNNNNNNNNNNNNNNNNNNNNNNNNNNNNNNNNNNNNNNNNNNNNNNNNNNNNNNNNNNNNNNNNNNNNNNNNNNNNNNNNNNNNNNNNNNNNNNNNNNNNNNNNTTCCTTTCTTCCTTCCTTCCCTCCTTCTTTCTTCTTCTTGTAAATGATCTTCTATGTCGAATAGGGATGCCAAaagggactgggttttacaaatcccgggattcgggattttagaaatgttcaTTCTTTCTTCTTTATTATTTCTTCCTTCATCTTCTTTCTTCATTCTTTCTTCTTCATTCTTTCTTCCTTCCTTCTTCTTTCTTCGTTTATCTTTCTTCCttcttctttcttcttttttatttcttcattcttcattcttctttcttctttcttctttcttctttcttctttcttctttctgctttcttctttcttctttcttctttcttctttcttctttcttttttcttatttcttctttcttctttcttccttcttccttcttccttcttcttTCTTCTTTCTTCGTTTTTCTTTCTTCCTTCTTCAttctttcttcttttttatttcttttttcttcaTTCTTCGTTCTTCCTTCTTATTTCTTCCTTCTTCTTTCTTCTTTCTTCTTTCTTCTTTCTTCTTTCTTCTTTCTTCTTTCTTCTTTCTTCCTTCTTctttcttccttcttccttcttcttTCTTCTTTCTTCTTTCTTCTTTCTTCTTTCTTCTTTCTTCTTTCTTCTTTCTTCTTTCTTCTTTCTTCTTTCTTCTTCCTTCTTTCTTCTTTCTTCTTTCTTCTTTCTTCTTCCTCCTTCCTCCTTCCTCCTTTCTTCTCTCTTCTTTCTTCTTCATTCGTtcttgttttttctttcttctttaTTCTCCTTCTTTCTCTAAATGATTTTCTACTGCCAACCTATTATTTCCGATTCGTATTCCTTCAATTACAAGACAGGCCAATGAGCCGAAAAAGAGTCTGTCGACAATCTGTGAATGACACAGAAATGGATGCTGTTCTTAAAACTTCCAGGGTCTACCAATAGGAACATCCGAACTGTGACAGTTGatatctgtcgaattggctgtcatttattcagtttgttttgccaagtCACCAAATTCGTGTTCTATTCGGTCAACGTTTATCATCTTCATCGATGAGGCCCATTTAATGGATGAATGGATGCTGTTCTTAAAACTTCCAGGGTCTACCAATAGGAACATCCGAACTGTGACAGTTGATagctgtcgaattggctgtcatttattcagtttgttttgccaagtCACCAAATTCGTGTTCTATTCGGGCAATGGATGAATTGTTGAGTTTAGGATGACACCAATTCACAT
This genomic window contains:
- the LOC135955732 gene encoding LOW QUALITY PROTEIN: putative uncharacterized protein DDB_G0271982 (The sequence of the model RefSeq protein was modified relative to this genomic sequence to represent the inferred CDS: substituted 1 base at 1 genomic stop codon), with amino-acid sequence MTANSTAINCHSSDVPIDHLQEEERRMEGRKKERKKERKKERKKERKKERKKGRKEGRKEGRKEESNQGIWKVIDWQFDIEDHLQEEERKKERKKERKKERKXERKEERKEERKKERRKEGKKEGGRRKEEGRKEGRKEGRKEGIVRIVESLSCQNPSNKIS